The sequence below is a genomic window from Coffea arabica cultivar ET-39 chromosome 8e, Coffea Arabica ET-39 HiFi, whole genome shotgun sequence.
TCACATGTTGAGACATCACGGGTTGTTTTTCTTTGTTACGTATAAAGCGTTGACTGCGGTGCATAAGCTTGAAGTTTGACCTCATCAGCAGATATGAAAACCATGAGAATATTAACAGATAGATTTTCAGTTGGTTCAAATCACTTTCTGTAACTCCAAATATCCTATCCTTTTAattatagggataatttcagaaacctcccttgagattttcgATAATTTCACTTGGCTTCCTTGAGGTTTACATAATTATAGAGACCTCCCTTATTGTGATAAAAAGATAATAATGTCATTTATTAACTGTTAACTCATTGAAAAACTCTATCAAATATTAAAACTCTCTCACCTATtattaaccaataattcaaatcgCAATCTTTTCTATTTAACTATCTATTATCttccttatatatctatttttcttttaaacttatttatttattattatctaCCAAATGTGTAGTCTCGCTACTAATAAAATCGCCATACAAATTAAACCACCAATACTTTATATCTTGGTATCTATTCCCAATCATCGATTTTCCATTATTAGTAAATAGTTTCCTTGCGtccatttttgttttcaatttttgatagGTATTAGCAAATTAAAATTGTCAAATGAAAAATTGagtgttaattttattatcaaattagatggagatgaagatagTGATagtgataaaaaaataaaaaataaaaaaaagaaatagaataggAACTAAATATAGGTTATACTGTTTTGGTTATCATGAAAAAAAAGTGTGCTTGGTATATATTTATAACTGCATTgtgttctattttttatttacaaTTATTAATATTATTCCTATAGAGAGAATTTGATTGATTGTGTTCTCTGTGCCAATGGAATATATTGGATAGTGATATTAGTAGTGATGGTTTGGATTATTTTGTACTCCCTttgtcccattttgatagttctaGTTTGTTTTcatacagtttaagaaaaagtagttaactttattggaaaaataaatttagattgttatttttctaaaatacccttacattaaatagagtacaactttatattaattaattatgaaaaacttgaattgatggtttatgggaacttgaattgatggtcaaGAAAGAATCAATCcccattttatattattttacattaaatctaaatgtattaaatggggtaggttaacaatctatattaaataaggtAGTTCATATTAATAACAACCTACATTGAATAAGAATATTttagataaattaaaaaataactatattttttcaattgaaaagtggactGCAATTTGGGACTACAAttggaaaggaaaacaagactatcaaagtggaatGGATGGAGCATTAAAAAGGTGACAGCCATGGAATTGAAATTTAGGGATATTGATGAATATTGTAGTATATTAAGTAAAATATGATATTGTTATAAAATTGTAAATAAGTTTTTGGGTATATGATGTAGCATTTATAACTGATACAATGGTTTGCATCAGAAATTTTTAGGTAAAAGAGAAATATTAGAACaaagataagtgtttatttagtGGTTGGATGTTGATAAGTACGGAATAgtggtagaaaataaatataaatgaaatagagattgtaaaccattttttttcctttacattTTTGTTGTGAATTATAATTCAAGGGCATTGTaggaattttggaaaaaagtaCAGCCTTTTGGGTCGAGAATGTTACTTAATACTGAAAATAGGGGGTAAGTATAATTTTTAGAAATTGAGGGGAGTTTTCTgcaattgttaaaaacctcaggggaggtatgTGAAATTAACCCTTAATTCTAATGTTCCTGAACTGCCAAAATAATATCTGGTATTCGAACTACAAACTTGAAGATCAGAAAGGGATAACTCTAAGGATAATGACAAATTATCTGCAAAAATCTTGGAAGAGTGGAAGTAGGAGATACACTTTCGTATATAACTAACTACCACCATTCTTGAAGTTTGACCTCATCAGTAGATAAGAAAACCATGAGAATATTAATAGACAGATTTTTCAGTTGGTTCAAATCACTTTCTGTAACTCCAAATATCCTTTTAAttctagggataatttcagaaacctcccctgaggttttcgACAATTCACTCGGCTCCCTTGAGATTTACATAATTACAGAGACTTCCCTTGTTGTGATAAAAAGACAACAATGCCCTTTATTAATTGTCAACTCATTGAAAAATTCTATCAAATATTAAAACTCTCTCATCTATtattaaccaataattcaaaccaCAGTTTTTTCTATTTAACTATCTATTCTCTTTtttatatatctattttttaaactcatttatttattattatcaaccaAATGTGTATTCTCGCTACTAATAAAATCACCATACACATTAAACCACTAATACTTATATATCTTGGTATCTATTCCCAATCCTCGATTTTCCATTATTAATAAATAGTTTCCTTGCGcccatttttgttttcaatttttgataggaattagcaaattgaaattgttaaatgacaaattgagtgttaattttattatcaaattagatggagatgaagatagTGACagtgataaaaaataaaaattaaagataAGAAATGGAATAGGAACTAAATGTAGGTTATACTGTTTTGGTTATCATGAAAAAAAGTGTTcttgatatatatttataactgcattgtgtttctattttttatttacaattattgatattattcctatagagagaatttgattgattttgaactcTGTGCCAATCGAATATATTGGATAGTGATATTAGTAGTGATGGTTTGGattattttgtattaaaaaGGTGGCAGCCATGGAATTGAAATTTAGAGATATTGATGAATATTGTAGTATATTAAGTAAAATCTGATATTGTTATGAAATTGTAGAtaattttttggatatatgatgTAACATTTATAGTTGATACAATGGTCTGCATCAAATATTTTTAGGTAAAAGAGGAATATTAGAACaaagataagtgtttatttagtGGTTAGATGTTGATAAGTAGGTAATCGTGGcagaaaataaatataaatgaaaTAGAGACTGTAAACCTTTTTGTTCCTTTACATTTTTGTTATGAATTATAACTCAAGGGCATTatagaaattttggaaaaaagtaTAGCCTTTTAGGTCTAGAATGTTACTTAATAGTGAAAATAGGGGagataagtgtaatttttagaaattGAGAGGAGTTTTCTGCAATTAttaaaaacctcaggggaggtatgTGAAATTAACCCTTAATTCTAACGTTCCAAGATAATATCTGGTATTCGAACTACAAACTTGAAGATCAGATAAGGATAACTCTAAGGATAATGACAAATTATCTGCGCAAATCTTGGAAGACTGAAAGTAGGAGATACTATATAACTAACTACTACCATTCTATTGCTCTGCTCCACATTTTCCATCTAAAACACCTCCTAAACCCTATTGCTCTCCTCGGGACTGTAGAGAAAGTAATCAAAAATGGCAGGTGGAGGAATTGCCCCATCCAAGGGGAAGGCTTATCCTGGAAATATGACATGTAAAGTCTTCGTGACTTGCATTGTTGCTGCAATGGGAGGCTTAATCTTCGGTTATGATATCGGCATTTCAGGTGTTGGATACTATTCTTGATCTTACATGCCTAAATTTTGTTACAACATACTACGTTTTTCCTTTTCGTGCCCATAATTTGGTAATGACACATATAGGATGCAGTCTTGATCTTACATGCCTAAATCTGTTACTAAATACTatgcttttcctttcctttacgTGGCCAAAATTTGGTAATGATACATATAGGATGCGGTTGTAAACACATGTATTTCGGCCATGATGAATTAAACCTTGTCAGAAATCGATTGGTGATTATGAGCTAGCATATGAACATAATTAATGACTAATTAATGGTACACTAAATTAATGGTACCATAAGCTGTGTATTATTTCTCATGATGTCTGCCTTCATTGCGTTAATCTATACCATCAAGATTTTGGTCATGAATATGGGATGGTTGGATTTGGCAGGTGGGGTTATATCGATGCCTCTTTTCTTAAAGAAATTCTTCCCGGACGTCTGGAGGAAGGAGCAAGGCCTGAGTCCCTCAACAAATCAGTACTGTACATACAACAGCGAAACGTTGACATTGTTTACATCTTCGCTGTATTTTGCTGCTCTCTTAGCATCTTTTGTAGCTTCCAGTGTTACTCGTGCATGTGGACGAAGAGTCTCCATGGTGATTGGCGGAACGCTTTTCCTAGCTGGTTCTGCTGTCAATGGATTTGCACAAAATGTCTTGATGCTCATTATTGGCAGGCTCCTTCTTGGTTTCGGTATTGGATTTGCTAATCAGGTATCGTGTTCTTATAATCTCTTCTAATCGTGCGGACGTACTAATTCATTTCAATGTGATACGACTGTTGAAGTAACACAGCTGAAAAGGCAGACAATTACGGAGTACTAAAGTGGAAATGCGTATACAATTGACTTAAACTCTTACCTTAATTCTTACAAGTTTTGATACTACAAGATCATAAACCAAACATGCACCTTTTCACGAAATTGGATCAGATTAGAAATTCAGCGTTCTACCAAATAGTGCAACTAGATAAATTGTACAGAAACAAGTAACAAGAAATCTTTGCGTGTATCCTCATCATTTTAGTTGCTAAATGCactaccttttccttttcctttcataACAAAAGATATAATGGCTATCTAGCACCCTAGCTAGCTAGTTGCAGTTGTAAATTTGTAATGCTGGTGTTCTCCTGAAGGAAGGAAATGAACATTTCATaggattttttggaataaaattctttttttctctttttccacaGTCTGTGCCCGTGTACCTCTCTGAGATGGCTCCATACAGATATCGTGGAGCTCTGAACATGGTGTTTCAATTGTCAATCACAATAGGTATCCTTGGGGCCAATCTATTGAACTATTTTATGGCAAATTTGAAGTATGGATGGCGTATAAGCTTGGGGTGTGCAGCTGTACCAGGCATTATTTTCATCATCGGATCCTTACTCCTTCCTGATACTCCCAACTCATTGATCGAGCGTGGCAAGCGCGAAGAAGCCAAAATAATGCTTCAGAAAATTCGTGGAATTCGGGATGTAGATGAGGAGTTCGATGACTTGGTTATTGCCAGTGAAGAATCCAAGAAAGTACAGCATCCGTGGGCAAATATTATGAAGGAAAAGAACAGACCCCAGTTAACATTTGCGATGCTTATCCCATTTTTTCAGCAATTCACTGGCATTAATGTGATTATGTTCTATGCACCAGTTCTGTTTAAGACTATTGGCTTTGGGAGTACTGCTTCGCTCATGTCTGCCGTTATAACTGGTTTAGTAAATTGTTTATCAACCTTGGTTTCAATAGCCATTGTCGATAGATTTGGAAGGAGAGGACTCTTCCTTGAGGGTGGATCACAAATGCTCATAATGCaggtacccaaaaaaaaaaagatgacgTTTCTTTAATGTACTGTCAgcgtaaaagttttttttttttttttggtgagaaaaacttaatttgacttttttttcctGGTTATATATTTCAGCTGGCGATTGCTGCTGCAATTGGTGCTAAATTTGGGGTTAGTGGAAACCCGGGCAGTTTGCCAAAGGGTTACGCTTTAGCGGTGGTAGCAATGATTTGTGTTTATGTAGCTGGCTTTGCATGGTCTTGGGGGCCTCTTGGTTGGTTGGTGCCTAGTGAGATTTTCCCTCTCGAAGTACGGTCTGCAGGGCAAAGTATCAACGTATCAGTAAATATGATCTTCACGTTTGTGGTTGCTCAGATTTTCCCTGTGATGCTGTGCAAACTCAAGTTCGGATTGTTCCTGTTCTTCTCATTCTTTGTGGTGATAATGACCATTTTCATCTATAAGTTTTTCCCAGAAACCAAAGGAGTTCCCATTGAAGAGATGGCAATTGTTTGGAGTCGGCATCCATACTGGAGGAAGTTCGTCCCTGCACCTGACAATATTGATGATGATAGAAAGCCTGGCTCTGGACGAATTGGAATTGAGATTGTTAAGAAGGAACAAGATTGCTGAAGAAGGCGAGAGTTCAATATTGCTTTGGgtaattgtttgattgtggTACATTATTCATTATTGGGTTTCTCCTTTGGTTTTGTTTCCAATAATTTGATAGACTTTAGAATCTTGTTTTGTTCTAGCTTTTCGGATTTTCTGTGATTTTTTTGAtagatgaaatgaaatttttgttaGGTTGGTCTTTGCTTTGggttatttcttttttggtaatATCTAGCATGGGACTACTTTTTTTCCCTTGTAACACTTTTGACGCTTGAAGCCCTAAAACAAAGCTCGAGGATTAGCAGCCATGGGAGCAGCTATTTCTATATCTTTTATTGTGTTATGTCCCCAAAACCAAGCATAGCTGGTAGAGACTAATTCAACCAGATGAGTGTGAGATCCTTGCAACTTTTAAGCCTTTCCCTTTCTCTTTTTCCGTTGAAAGGTTTAAAGTCtctaaaatctaaaaaaaaaaaaaaaaaaaaaatctctgttGAAGAGTTTAATGTCTCTTCTTTTGTAGTTATTTCTGTTTTTGTAATTTATCTTTGTCTGTCCACtaatcattatcattatcattatcattatcattactatataaaaagtatGAATCTTGATATTTGGAAGTGCAAGTGTAAGCACTTTttttatcttagtttttgttatcTCTAAATTACCCTCAAgttttttaattagaattattgcattttaatgtggcactaattaaaagaaataaaacacttCAATTGatttaattataattaaaaattgctcaTTAAAAACTGTTTACCTACCCTTGGACTCCATTTCCAATTATTATACGtatcaaaatttcttaattgaagtatgaaaaattgt
It includes:
- the LOC113703393 gene encoding sugar carrier protein C-like — protein: MAGGGIAPSKGKAYPGNMTCKVFVTCIVAAMGGLIFGYDIGISGGVISMPLFLKKFFPDVWRKEQGLSPSTNQYCTYNSETLTLFTSSLYFAALLASFVASSVTRACGRRVSMVIGGTLFLAGSAVNGFAQNVLMLIIGRLLLGFGIGFANQSVPVYLSEMAPYRYRGALNMVFQLSITIGILGANLLNYFMANLKYGWRISLGCAAVPGIIFIIGSLLLPDTPNSLIERGKREEAKIMLQKIRGIRDVDEEFDDLVIASEESKKVQHPWANIMKEKNRPQLTFAMLIPFFQQFTGINVIMFYAPVLFKTIGFGSTASLMSAVITGLVNCLSTLVSIAIVDRFGRRGLFLEGGSQMLIMQLAIAAAIGAKFGVSGNPGSLPKGYALAVVAMICVYVAGFAWSWGPLGWLVPSEIFPLEVRSAGQSINVSVNMIFTFVVAQIFPVMLCKLKFGLFLFFSFFVVIMTIFIYKFFPETKGVPIEEMAIVWSRHPYWRKFVPAPDNIDDDRKPGSGRIGIEIVKKEQDC